One Bacteriovorax sp. Seq25_V DNA window includes the following coding sequences:
- a CDS encoding spore photoproduct lyase family protein: MIGKIFIEKELIQDDYARRITDYFKKAEVIEIDNYTDYFGKYKKPYLEKRENLNLFIAKKKGSLVKEAPDAYGVSGAPHYYYIHAYNCIYECTYCYLQGYFDSPDLVFFVNHQDIVAEIEATILAHQKKSTKEIWFHAGEFSDTLALSHVTKELSDYYDLFVKYPNAFVELRTKSVNTKEIEKLTPIPNMITSFSLSPDSRIKDHDLKTPRLKARLLAIKRLYNLGHPIGIHLDPIIYTEGIIEEYEVLIKSISEVIPLNQLEYISIGVVRFTKDVFNQVKMNYPNSEYFYSELTKGQDGKIKYPRPIRMWIMYKIRDLCLKQGSIDKTTYLCMED, translated from the coding sequence ATGATAGGAAAAATATTCATTGAGAAAGAACTTATTCAAGATGATTATGCGAGAAGAATTACAGATTACTTCAAGAAAGCTGAGGTTATCGAAATTGATAACTACACCGACTACTTTGGGAAATACAAAAAGCCATATCTTGAGAAGAGAGAGAATCTCAATCTTTTTATCGCAAAGAAGAAAGGAAGTCTTGTAAAAGAGGCCCCTGATGCCTATGGAGTCAGTGGTGCCCCACATTACTACTATATTCATGCCTATAACTGTATCTATGAATGTACTTACTGCTATCTTCAAGGCTACTTCGATTCGCCAGATCTTGTTTTCTTCGTCAATCATCAAGACATAGTTGCAGAAATCGAAGCGACAATCCTCGCTCATCAAAAAAAATCGACCAAAGAAATCTGGTTCCATGCTGGCGAGTTCTCTGACACACTTGCGCTTTCCCATGTGACAAAGGAACTTAGCGACTACTATGATCTCTTTGTGAAATACCCCAATGCCTTTGTTGAGCTACGTACAAAATCAGTAAACACGAAGGAAATCGAAAAACTCACTCCAATACCAAATATGATTACCTCTTTCTCCTTATCGCCTGATTCTCGAATAAAGGATCACGACCTAAAAACACCAAGGCTTAAAGCTCGACTTCTGGCGATAAAAAGACTCTATAATTTAGGACATCCAATTGGTATTCATCTTGATCCGATTATTTACACAGAGGGAATTATTGAAGAGTATGAAGTGCTTATCAAAAGCATTAGCGAAGTTATCCCTCTTAACCAGTTAGAGTATATCTCAATTGGGGTTGTTCGGTTTACGAAGGATGTCTTCAATCAAGTTAAGATGAATTATCCAAACAGTGAGTACTTTTATTCTGAGCTCACAAAGGGACAAGATGGAAAGATTAAATACCCTCGTCCTATTCGAATGTGGATAATGTATAAAATAAGAGACCTCTGTCT
- a CDS encoding phosphorylase, which yields MKLLVFAHRGEAQIFLKNIPLKSHPRLNELYIGENESLLIVGEGIFDSMSKLSFALGLLTSVEEIINIGICGALTPSIELGSIHEVAHVYCEDEFKSFPCSSLSKSSTNCITAKERVLTTSKAGELNNIAPLVDRELWALCKVAKDFGRSIRSIKLVSDHIKEAAICEYIKENAEDYSDKLFHHYLTHFKDSSEELLSSNYKVFEDKNFYFTVSLKRSITNLIDSLLNKYPNLTEDTLLQDIKVEEIKSQDLLPKMRAKELEDSLKRKLYPLKYKINKALEDLKREINTQDMVIKFDESLERPGLNLSAQISSKEDFQIKMNRLEKFNWAKLNEIFEGKF from the coding sequence ATGAAGCTTCTAGTTTTTGCCCATCGTGGTGAAGCGCAAATTTTCCTGAAAAATATACCACTAAAATCTCATCCGAGGTTGAATGAGCTATATATTGGCGAAAATGAGTCTCTACTGATTGTCGGGGAAGGAATTTTCGATTCAATGAGCAAACTATCTTTTGCCCTTGGTCTCTTAACCAGCGTGGAAGAAATTATAAATATTGGGATATGTGGAGCTCTGACACCATCAATAGAGCTAGGTTCGATTCACGAAGTAGCACATGTATACTGTGAGGATGAGTTTAAGTCCTTTCCCTGCTCATCTCTAAGTAAAAGCTCAACAAATTGTATTACTGCGAAAGAAAGAGTTCTCACAACTTCGAAAGCAGGAGAGCTAAACAATATTGCACCACTTGTTGACCGTGAGCTATGGGCCCTTTGCAAGGTAGCAAAAGATTTTGGGAGATCGATTAGGTCAATCAAACTTGTCTCAGATCATATTAAAGAAGCTGCAATCTGTGAATATATCAAAGAGAATGCTGAAGACTATAGCGATAAGCTTTTTCATCATTACCTGACACACTTCAAAGACAGCAGTGAAGAACTACTCTCTTCAAATTATAAAGTATTTGAAGATAAAAACTTCTACTTCACAGTCTCCTTGAAAAGATCAATCACAAATCTTATAGATTCACTTCTAAACAAGTATCCAAACTTAACAGAAGATACTCTACTTCAAGATATAAAAGTCGAAGAGATAAAGTCCCAGGACTTACTCCCTAAGATGCGAGCAAAAGAACTCGAGGACTCCCTAAAAAGAAAACTTTATCCTCTAAAGTATAAAATTAATAAAGCATTAGAAGATCTTAAAAGAGAAATTAACACTCAAGATATGGTTATCAAGTTTGATGAATCCCTTGAGAGACCAGGCCTTAACCTTTCAGCACAAATAAGCTCCAAAGAAGACTTTCAAATCAAAATGAATCGCCTCGAAAAATTTAACTGGGCTAAACTCAACGAGATCTTTGAAGGAAAATTTTAG
- a CDS encoding aldo/keto reductase translates to METLLSKFSKIPISFGGASISGEGAGYGFGDISESEAIKLLHYAQERGIQIYDTAPIYGFGESEKRIGKAFKKRRDEVFIVSKSGVTWAKNKRVDMSNDPKVTESMLIQSLRDLDSDYIDLYMVHWPDARVDIRRPMEVLAKAQAQGKIKHIGLCNTNKEDFILASEVAKIETIQSQLNFFERESVDSILPICKEFSASFMSWGTLDKGILTGRVTRDRKFDRDDCRSWAPWWKQMDKESKFKKMDIITPILREKEHTPLELAISYNLSLKEVTTVLCGARNANQLDGLLDALEKRVDPVLIEELSKI, encoded by the coding sequence TTGGAAACCCTTTTATCAAAATTCTCAAAAATACCAATAAGTTTTGGCGGAGCGAGTATCTCAGGTGAAGGTGCTGGGTACGGATTTGGGGATATTTCTGAAAGTGAAGCGATTAAGCTTCTTCACTACGCTCAAGAACGCGGAATTCAAATCTATGATACTGCTCCAATTTATGGCTTTGGTGAGTCTGAAAAACGAATAGGAAAGGCCTTTAAAAAGAGAAGGGATGAAGTCTTTATTGTGTCAAAATCTGGTGTGACGTGGGCCAAGAATAAGCGTGTGGATATGAGCAATGACCCGAAGGTGACAGAGTCGATGCTCATTCAATCTCTAAGAGATCTCGATAGTGACTATATTGATCTTTATATGGTTCACTGGCCAGATGCGAGAGTCGATATTAGAAGACCTATGGAGGTTCTGGCAAAAGCACAGGCTCAAGGAAAGATTAAACATATTGGCCTATGCAATACAAATAAAGAAGACTTCATATTGGCCAGTGAGGTTGCTAAGATTGAGACTATACAGTCTCAATTAAACTTCTTTGAAAGGGAGAGTGTTGATTCAATACTTCCTATTTGCAAAGAATTTAGTGCAAGTTTTATGAGTTGGGGGACTCTGGATAAGGGAATTCTTACCGGGCGTGTGACCAGGGATCGTAAGTTTGATCGCGATGATTGTCGTTCTTGGGCACCTTGGTGGAAGCAGATGGATAAGGAGTCTAAGTTTAAGAAGATGGATATAATCACTCCGATTCTTAGGGAAAAAGAGCATACACCTCTTGAACTTGCGATAAGTTACAATCTTTCTCTAAAGGAAGTAACGACTGTGCTTTGCGGGGCAAGAAATGCCAATCAGCTTGATGGTCTTCTTGATGCTCTTGAAAAACGTGTTGATCCAGTGCTGATTGAAGAATTATCAAAAATTTAG
- a CDS encoding saccharopine dehydrogenase has protein sequence MGKTVWLRHETKPFERRSALTPEACRTLAMLGHEVIVESSPNRIYTDEEFKRLGLKIVKPNSWITDAPKGAIIVGLKELEDQDFPLIHRHIHFAHVYKGQEGSTKMLTRFIQGEGKLYDLEYLTYEDGKRISAFGVWAGFVGAALAVNTWSFNQKGLHYNDKAPLEEWPNSQALITEVLSHFDELNMKPRVLIIGAKGRCGTGAVKLLRSIGIEPVCWSTKDTKGIGPIPEIIDFDILINCALAKKPRPPFLNAEILKGERNLKVISDVACDPTGPCNPLPIYNQITTMDMPILNMDYNGELLITAIDHLPSLLPRESSEDYCEQLLPHLIDFLDNKIENSPWERSLEIFYQKTMELGIKDEVIIDPDSNKLM, from the coding sequence TTGGGAAAAACTGTTTGGCTAAGACACGAAACGAAACCATTTGAGAGAAGATCAGCTCTCACACCAGAGGCCTGTCGTACTCTCGCAATGCTTGGTCACGAGGTTATTGTCGAATCATCTCCAAATAGAATCTATACAGACGAAGAGTTTAAGCGTCTCGGACTCAAAATCGTTAAGCCTAATTCTTGGATCACTGACGCGCCAAAGGGCGCCATCATTGTGGGTCTGAAAGAACTAGAAGATCAAGATTTTCCTCTTATTCATCGCCATATCCACTTTGCTCACGTTTACAAAGGCCAAGAGGGATCAACAAAAATGCTTACTCGTTTTATCCAAGGCGAGGGAAAATTATACGATCTTGAGTACCTAACTTATGAAGACGGAAAGCGTATTTCTGCTTTTGGTGTTTGGGCCGGATTTGTTGGAGCGGCGCTTGCTGTAAACACATGGAGTTTTAATCAGAAAGGACTTCACTATAATGACAAAGCGCCATTAGAAGAATGGCCAAATAGCCAGGCATTAATCACAGAAGTTCTCTCACATTTTGATGAACTGAATATGAAGCCTCGAGTTCTCATTATTGGAGCAAAAGGTCGCTGTGGTACAGGAGCAGTTAAGCTTCTGCGCTCAATTGGCATTGAGCCTGTTTGTTGGAGTACGAAAGACACTAAAGGAATTGGCCCAATTCCAGAGATTATAGATTTTGATATTCTTATCAACTGTGCTCTTGCAAAGAAACCGAGACCCCCATTTTTAAATGCAGAAATTTTAAAGGGTGAAAGAAATTTAAAAGTTATAAGTGATGTTGCTTGTGACCCAACAGGTCCTTGTAATCCACTTCCAATTTATAATCAGATTACAACAATGGATATGCCAATCCTTAATATGGATTACAACGGTGAACTTCTAATCACGGCGATTGATCACCTTCCATCCCTTCTTCCAAGAGAAAGTTCAGAAGATTACTGTGAGCAACTCCTTCCGCACCTCATTGATTTCCTTGATAATAAAATAGAGAATTCTCCATGGGAAAGATCCCTTGAGATTTTCTATCAAAAAACAATGGAGCTTGGTATTAAGGATGAAGTTATCATTGATCCTGACTCAAACAAGTTAATGTAA
- a CDS encoding histone deacetylase, which translates to MKKKFVVYTSLSLQSYEEYGIGIPMRNDRVTIPFENAKAKYQIEETAKDSYQHLTLDDLSLCHTPEYLDLVRNNPDQVVLKTYELIKADGSYNRYDPNSAKKPLSEFIDKAMLHVNGTYEACQRALTNKFCYHLGGGMHHAMSFTPGGFCMFNDMVLTIRKMQKEGIIKKAMIIDMDAHKGDGTAEVSFGDDSIKTFSIHMKNGWPLDGDKDSKSFTPSDLDVGVLLEDDYLSIFKEKVVEFQNITGDVDLCIVVHGADVYEHDELESANQIKLTLEEVKERDSFIFNFLREKNIPQAWVMAGGYGKRTHEVFWQFLDYSLSELD; encoded by the coding sequence GTGAAGAAAAAATTTGTTGTTTACACAAGCCTAAGCTTACAGTCATATGAAGAGTATGGAATCGGCATTCCAATGCGCAATGACCGAGTGACAATTCCTTTTGAGAATGCGAAGGCAAAATATCAAATTGAAGAAACGGCAAAGGATAGTTATCAGCACTTGACGCTTGATGATTTGTCGCTTTGTCATACTCCTGAATATCTTGATCTCGTCAGAAATAATCCTGATCAGGTTGTGTTAAAAACTTATGAATTGATTAAAGCGGATGGAAGTTATAATCGCTACGATCCAAATAGCGCCAAAAAACCTCTCTCTGAGTTTATCGATAAGGCCATGCTCCATGTAAATGGAACCTATGAAGCTTGTCAGAGAGCTTTAACAAATAAGTTCTGTTATCATTTGGGCGGTGGAATGCACCATGCGATGAGTTTTACTCCTGGTGGTTTTTGTATGTTCAACGACATGGTTTTAACAATCAGAAAGATGCAAAAAGAAGGAATCATCAAGAAGGCGATGATTATTGATATGGATGCTCACAAAGGTGATGGCACTGCTGAAGTGAGTTTTGGTGATGATTCTATTAAGACTTTCTCAATCCATATGAAAAATGGCTGGCCACTTGATGGGGACAAAGACTCAAAGAGTTTTACACCAAGTGATTTGGACGTAGGTGTTCTTCTAGAAGATGACTACCTGTCAATTTTCAAAGAAAAGGTTGTTGAATTTCAAAATATAACTGGGGACGTTGATCTTTGTATTGTTGTTCATGGGGCAGATGTTTACGAGCATGATGAACTTGAAAGTGCTAATCAGATCAAATTAACTTTAGAAGAAGTGAAGGAGAGAGATTCTTTTATCTTTAATTTTCTTCGTGAAAAAAATATCCCTCAGGCCTGGGTGATGGCCGGAGGGTATGGAAAAAGAACTCACGAGGTCTTTTGGCAATTCCTCGATTATTCTTTAAGTGAGCTCGATTAG
- a CDS encoding HAD-IG family 5'-nucleotidase gives MPVYVNRTLNMKKIKAIGFDMDYTLVRYKSEAFEKFVHGLVLQKLVELKNYPQEITDLKFDFQLVIQGLVIDKPKGNLLQVSRFGKVKIAHHGLEPIPFKEQHELYKNKVIDLRSPNFQSMDTNFSVSNGIMYAQLVDLKDKGMDLPDYAKLADDIKEAIDVAHSDGSLKEYAVAHIEDFIVQDPNIVKLLERFKRFGKKLMVITNSEWWWTKKLMEYTINPFLEEGEDWKDLFEIVVCLAGKPRFFTSKNMFLNIDPETGLMSNAEGKITEGIFQGGWAGKLQDDLGLDGEEILYVGDHIFGDVLSLKKTFNWRTALVLEPLEEELEANKKSKSVQQEIDKLMVSKEELERNLNMIEILKHEDPENYNKDDINKVYAEIDRVNTQISDLLDKYREFYNPYWGEMMRAGQEESRFADQVEKYACIYMTRVSDLLDYTPRTYFRPMKRIMAHEEL, from the coding sequence ATGCCAGTCTATGTGAATAGAACATTAAATATGAAAAAAATTAAGGCCATTGGTTTCGATATGGATTACACACTTGTTCGTTACAAGTCAGAAGCATTTGAAAAGTTTGTTCATGGCCTTGTACTACAAAAACTTGTGGAACTTAAAAACTACCCACAAGAAATTACAGATCTTAAATTTGATTTCCAACTTGTTATTCAAGGTCTTGTTATCGACAAGCCTAAGGGTAATCTTCTTCAAGTATCGCGTTTTGGGAAAGTGAAAATTGCTCATCATGGTCTTGAGCCAATCCCATTTAAAGAGCAGCACGAGCTGTATAAGAATAAAGTTATCGATCTTCGTTCTCCAAACTTTCAGTCAATGGATACAAATTTCTCAGTTTCTAACGGGATTATGTACGCTCAACTTGTTGACCTCAAAGACAAGGGAATGGATCTTCCAGACTACGCAAAACTTGCAGATGATATCAAAGAAGCTATTGACGTTGCTCACTCTGATGGTTCTCTCAAAGAATACGCTGTTGCTCATATTGAAGACTTCATCGTTCAAGACCCAAATATCGTAAAACTTCTTGAAAGGTTTAAGCGTTTTGGAAAAAAACTAATGGTTATCACGAACTCTGAATGGTGGTGGACGAAGAAGCTAATGGAATACACAATTAATCCTTTTCTAGAAGAAGGTGAAGATTGGAAAGATCTTTTTGAAATCGTAGTTTGCCTTGCGGGAAAACCTCGCTTCTTTACTTCAAAGAATATGTTCTTAAATATCGATCCAGAAACAGGATTAATGAGCAACGCTGAAGGCAAAATCACTGAAGGTATCTTCCAAGGTGGTTGGGCCGGAAAACTGCAAGATGACTTAGGGCTTGATGGAGAAGAGATTCTCTACGTTGGTGACCATATTTTTGGTGACGTTCTATCACTCAAGAAAACATTTAACTGGAGAACAGCGCTTGTTCTTGAACCACTTGAAGAAGAGCTTGAGGCCAATAAGAAATCAAAATCAGTTCAACAAGAAATTGATAAGCTTATGGTTTCAAAAGAAGAATTAGAAAGAAATCTTAATATGATTGAAATTTTAAAACACGAAGATCCAGAAAATTATAATAAGGATGATATCAATAAGGTTTACGCAGAAATTGACCGTGTGAATACTCAGATTTCTGATCTACTCGATAAATACCGTGAATTCTACAATCCGTACTGGGGAGAGATGATGCGTGCAGGACAGGAAGAATCTCGTTTTGCGGACCAAGTAGAAAAGTATGCTTGTATTTATATGACAAGAGTATCTGATCTTCTTGACTACACACCAAGAACTTACTTTAGGCCAATGAAGAGAATCATGGCCCACGAAGAGCTCTAA
- a CDS encoding DUF4430 domain-containing protein: MRKIVLLTTLFVCQFVSALDFKVFGPCQDEPLLHEKVEYVLPVSVGQLTVDIFDKNEVPYIGATAYMQSIFNTPFGLDAMEVISDTYMRSHGWVFSVNGNVPDVYPHEVIVSNSDSVIWYYGYVVYDTGVWATEYLYTNTLKPEQFCQ; the protein is encoded by the coding sequence ATGAGAAAGATCGTTCTACTTACTACTTTATTTGTTTGTCAGTTTGTCTCTGCTCTTGATTTCAAGGTCTTTGGCCCGTGTCAAGATGAGCCGTTACTTCATGAGAAAGTCGAATATGTACTACCTGTCAGTGTAGGCCAGTTAACTGTGGATATTTTTGACAAAAATGAAGTGCCTTATATTGGTGCAACTGCATATATGCAATCAATCTTCAATACACCATTTGGACTTGATGCGATGGAAGTTATATCTGATACGTATATGAGAAGTCATGGTTGGGTTTTTTCAGTCAATGGTAATGTACCAGATGTTTACCCACATGAAGTAATAGTATCAAATAGTGATAGTGTTATTTGGTACTACGGTTATGTTGTTTACGATACGGGTGTTTGGGCAACAGAATATCTTTATACGAATACTCTTAAGCCAGAGCAATTTTGCCAATAA
- a CDS encoding TetR/AcrR family transcriptional regulator, which translates to MDTKEKIITIATKILTNEGHKSLTTARLVEETGISKGGIYHHFESIDEIFFTVAKNITSELTMAFSELEFKDINHFHSVLIDFAFDDFQEQKVLYSSLLYFISNTSCDDKYKGLLQEWLNNSIEEWANVYAKKFNIKISKSRLDEVCRMIDMHFCGLVVHRILIEDCYAYKKTTKTFFKMIMAEYFS; encoded by the coding sequence ATGGATACAAAAGAAAAGATTATTACAATAGCGACAAAAATTCTCACAAATGAAGGACACAAGTCTCTGACCACAGCAAGGCTCGTTGAAGAGACGGGTATTTCTAAAGGTGGAATTTATCACCATTTTGAAAGTATTGATGAAATTTTTTTCACAGTAGCTAAGAATATCACGAGCGAACTGACGATGGCCTTTTCAGAGCTAGAGTTCAAAGACATCAACCACTTTCACTCAGTACTTATTGATTTTGCTTTTGATGACTTTCAAGAGCAAAAAGTACTTTATAGCTCCCTCCTCTACTTTATTAGCAATACCTCATGTGATGACAAATACAAAGGGCTACTACAAGAATGGCTCAATAATTCAATTGAAGAATGGGCAAACGTATATGCCAAAAAATTTAACATCAAGATATCAAAATCTCGACTCGATGAGGTCTGTCGAATGATTGACATGCATTTTTGTGGCCTTGTTGTTCATCGCATTCTGATCGAAGACTGTTATGCATACAAAAAAACAACTAAAACATTCTTTAAAATGATTATGGCCGAATATTTCTCATAA
- a CDS encoding DUF5522 domain-containing protein translates to MKSKKKNLKLQYQQLHAEAIKNGEDYYRDPVTGGIVSTEVRLKRMRKCCKDGCRHCPWGFKKRS, encoded by the coding sequence GTGAAAAGCAAAAAGAAAAATCTTAAACTACAATATCAACAACTGCATGCCGAGGCCATTAAGAATGGTGAAGACTACTATCGTGATCCGGTGACTGGTGGGATTGTCTCTACAGAAGTCCGTCTTAAGCGAATGAGAAAGTGTTGTAAGGATGGTTGCCGACATTGTCCATGGGGCTTTAAAAAAAGAAGTTAA
- a CDS encoding helix-turn-helix transcriptional regulator gives MTTSEIAKLILKTLRADVTQGQINEYFGYTFNQAYRWESGKTKISWEDFYKLISLLKVDTSTLNNKYLKVKGDISNGTFLFNELTKNFSNEFIQGSLNLSAAQLLNLRSGRTVVLLEHVLDIVQNLLFLLSNFVLDILDGKKIPEEFKELSSSEIDIQNFTEQYPQSLLLPPLVCTKAYKDLEVHNDELMMKALRVSREEINFLLTKALQFSLLDIEGNKYITKKSVQRHPSNDEQNSIHHYVFDYINEHKNIDNCFFDSNQNIVKMTIANLTTSQKNDLEELTKLHWNKVKEILYSPKQEEIENGDENHVYISTITLHQISSTPQ, from the coding sequence ATGACAACATCAGAAATCGCAAAACTAATTTTAAAAACTTTAAGGGCCGATGTAACTCAAGGCCAGATAAACGAATACTTCGGCTATACCTTTAATCAAGCCTACCGCTGGGAGTCAGGAAAAACAAAAATCTCATGGGAGGATTTCTATAAGCTAATTAGCCTCCTAAAAGTAGATACTTCCACATTGAACAATAAATATCTAAAAGTTAAGGGAGACATTTCCAACGGAACTTTTCTTTTTAATGAACTCACTAAAAACTTTTCAAATGAATTTATTCAAGGAAGCTTAAACCTATCAGCGGCACAACTTTTAAACTTAAGATCGGGGCGAACGGTTGTACTACTTGAGCATGTTTTGGACATAGTCCAAAATCTACTTTTTCTACTATCTAATTTTGTCTTAGATATCTTAGATGGTAAAAAGATCCCTGAAGAATTTAAGGAATTGTCCTCATCAGAGATAGATATTCAAAACTTTACAGAGCAATATCCACAAAGCCTACTACTCCCGCCCCTTGTATGCACTAAAGCATATAAGGACCTAGAAGTGCACAATGATGAACTTATGATGAAGGCCCTGAGAGTCAGCAGAGAAGAGATAAACTTCCTGCTTACAAAAGCACTACAATTTTCACTGCTTGATATTGAAGGTAATAAATATATAACAAAAAAATCGGTACAACGTCATCCTAGTAACGATGAACAGAACTCAATCCATCACTATGTATTTGATTATATAAATGAACATAAGAATATTGATAATTGTTTCTTTGACTCTAATCAAAATATTGTAAAAATGACTATTGCAAACCTAACAACATCACAAAAAAACGATCTTGAAGAGCTTACAAAGTTACACTGGAACAAAGTAAAGGAAATATTATACAGCCCTAAACAAGAAGAAATTGAAAATGGAGATGAAAACCATGTCTATATCTCGACAATCACCTTACACCAGATTTCGTCTACTCCTCAGTGA